ACTTTGTCGACCAGGAAGACTTCTACCAGGGCCAGGGCCTGCTCACGTTCGGGCGCGGCGTGCTGCTGATAGTGCTCGTGGCCGTGTTCAGCACCGTGCTGCTGAGCTTTTTGCTGGGCCGCCTGCGCGAGCACGTCAAATTTTTCCTGCTTTTCGCCTTTCTTATTCTCATCTATAGCCTCGCCAAGCAATTGCACCTTTCCTCGCTGCTCTTGGTGCTGGCCTTCGGGCTAGCCGTAAACAATGCCGACTTGCTGCTGGGCTGGCTGCGGCTGCGCACCGGCTGGCGCGGCTTCACCGCCGAAGACCTGGCGCCCGATGTGCACCAGCTCAAGAGCATCACGGCCGAGTCGGCGTTTCTGATTCGCACGTTTTTCTTTCTGCTGTTCGGCTACTCCATCACCCTGGCTAGCCTCATCAGCTGGCAGCTGGTGGGGCAGGGGCTGCTAATAGTGGCCGTGCTCACGGCGCTGCGCTTTCTCTACCTGCGCTACGTGGCCCGCACCGACCTGCTGCCCGAGCTGTTTATCGCGCCCAAAGGCCTCATTACGGTGCTGCTTTTCTATAGCATTCCGGCCCAGCACGTGCTCGGCGACGTGAGCGAGAATATCCTGTTCGTAGTCATCCTGCTCACTAGTTTACTGATGATGGTGGGCTTAATAATCAGCCACCAGAAGCCCACCGAGGCGATTGAGTTTTAAGCGCTCAAACGGCACTTCGTTAGCCTCACACCTGGCCTTCCTCAATCAGCTCGCGGCGGTATCTGGCCAGGATGGCGGCTTTCACGATGAAGCCCAAGTAGTTGCCGTCGTCGTCGCACACGGGCAGGGCGGCACTATCGGTGCGCTCCAGCACATCGAGGCAGTGCTCGACGCTATCGGTGGCGTGGATAACGGCCGCTGGTGGGCGCATCAACTCGCTGAGCTTGATAGTAGTGTAGTGGGCGCCGTCGAAGAGCGTGTCGCGCACCATGTCGAGCGTGATAATACCGCGTAGCTTGCCGCCCTGGCCCACCACCGGAAACACATTGCGGTGCGCGTGCCGAAACACATCGACCAGCTCGCCGAGCGTGGCGCTGGGGCGCAGCGCCAGAAAATCGGTGTCGAGCAGGCGGTGCAGGTCGAGGCGCGAGAGCAGGTCGCGGTCGCGGTTGGCATACACGTCCACGCCCTTCAGGGTGAGCTTGCGGGTATACACTGAGTAGGGCTCGAAGTGCTTGGTAATGAGGTACGAAAAGCTCGTCACGAACATCAGCGGCACAAACAGCGCGTAGCCGCCCGTGATTTCGGCAATCAGAAAGATGGCCGTGAGCGGTGCGTGCACCACGCCCGCCAGCACGCCGGCCATGCCCAGCACCACGAAGTGCACCTCCGGAATGGCCACCAGCCCGGTGAGGTTCACGAGGCGCGCAAACAAAAAGCCGCCCAGCGCCCCGGCCACCAGCGACGAGCCAAACATGCCACCGTTGCCGCCCGCGCCTACCGTCACGCTCGTGGCCACCACCTTCATCATCATCGTGAAAAAAACCAGGATGAGCAGCAGCCACACGTTATTGTCGCCATATACCGAGAAGAGGCTGTCGTCGGTTAGGGCCTGGGCATTGCCAGCCAGCAGCTTCTCTACCACCGTGGTGTAGCCCTCGCCGTAGAGCGGCGGAAACAGGAAAATGAGCAGGCCCAGCGCCGTGCCGCCCAGCAGCACCTTCTGCCAGCGCAGCCCCGGCCAGCGCTCCCAGAAATGGTCGAACCAGTGGTAGGTCCGAATCATGTACACCGAGAGCAGCGCCGTGAGCAGCCCCAGCACCGCGTAAAACGGCACCGTATTTACCACCCACGAATTGGTAATGAGCGCGAAAGGCTGGCCGGCGTACAGGGCCTTCGATACCACCGTGGCCGTGGCCGACGAAATGAGGAGCGGAATAAAATACTGTGCCGGTAGCTCCAGCAAAATGGCCTCCACGGCAAACAGCACACCCGCGATGGGCGCGTTGAAGATGGCCGCCACGCCCGCCGCCGCCCCGCAGCCCGTGAGCAGGCGCCGCCGCCGCCGGCCGGCCCGCAGCACCCTAGCCGCATTGGAGCCAATAGCCGCGCCCGTCACCGAAATCGGGGCCTCGGTACCGGCCGAGCCTCCAAACGATACCGTCAGAAACGCCGTAATGAGCTGCGAGTACAGCTTGGAGCGCGGCACGATGGCATTTTCGCGGGCCGTGTTGTAGATGATGGGGCCGATGCCCCGGCCCAGGTTGCCGTGTAGCAAGTATTTAGTTACCAGCACCGTGAGCGTGATGCCGATAATCGGGTAAATCGAGAGCGCAAATACCCGGTTGGGCTCCGTTACGGCCTGCGCCAGGCGGGCCTGCTGCCAGTGCACGGCCGTTTTCAGCGCCACGGCGGCCAGCCCCGCCAGCACGCCCACCAGCCCCGCCAGCCACACCACGTACACCCGTTCGCTCACGTGGCGCAGGCGCCACAGCAAGAAGGGGTTGAGCAGGCGGTGAATAAGGCTTTTTTGCATAGCGGCGGAGTGGCTAGCCACTGAAGTAAGACGCAACGCGAAGGCTGAACGTTGTAAATAACTCGGTTTTTTGCCTAGCCAGTGCGCACCGCAAAAACCTTACCGCGCGCAAATGCCCCGGTAGGGGCAGTACTCGCACTTGGCCAGGTCGTCAGTTTTGCGGATGGGCTCGGCGGGGTCCAGCATGCGCCGGGCCAGGCGGGCTATCAGCGTGGCGCTAGCCCGCAAAAAGTCGGGTTCGCCGGTGCCTTCGGTGATGAAGTCGAGTGGCGCCGAGAGCAGCCCCTCGTCAATTTTGCGCAGGCTCATAATGGCCGCTTCCGAGCCGGGCGGCGCGGGGTTAAGCGCGTCGCTTTCCAGCATAAAGCGGTAGAGCCAGAGCTGGCGCACCTTATCAGCCCCCGACGAGCTTTCGGCCAACAGGCGCTCCACGGTGTCGGCCGGGCTGAGCGGTTTCTGGCTGCCGCGCAGGTTCAGCTCGCGGCGCTCCACGAGGCCGGTTTTGTAATCGACCACGCGGCGGCGGCCGTCGGGCAGCGCGTCGATGCGGTCGGCCCGCCCGAAGATGCGCACTGCCAGCGGCGCCGCCTCGCCCGGCAGGTCGGCAAAAACGGTGGCAGCCATCGGTGTTTCCTGGGCCGCGATGCGCAGCGGCAGTACGCCCGGCTGGCCCGGCAGGCTCTCCAGGTACTTGCGAATGAGGCGCACCGCCACCTGGCCCAGCACGTGGTTGAGGCCGTCGTCGGGGCGGGCCTGGCGGTCCTTCTCTTCCTGGCGCAGCTGGCGATGCACCTCGGCGGGTACTTTTTTGAGCAGTTCGGGCAGGTCGGCAGCAGTGAGGTCGCGTTTCTCCACTTCAAAGGGCTTCAGCAATTGCTCCAGCGCATCGTGCACCACGGTGCCAAAGCCATCGGCCCCGAGCGCCTCTTCCACCTCCTCATTCTCCTGAAAGCGGGCTAGCCGCGAGAAGTAGAATTTGAGCGAGCAGGCCAGGTATTCGTTCAGGGCCGAGGGCGAGAGGCCACGCTCCAGCACGCCGCGCAGGCCGGCCAGCATCGGGCCGTCTTTGGCCAGTACCAGGTCGCCGCGTAGCTCGTCGCCACTCGGGGCGGCTAGCCCGGCCGGTACTTGCACCGTCTGGTCTTCCAGCACCAAATCGGGGTTTTGCGCTGCCAGGTCAAACTCCAGCTGCCGCAAAAAGCGGCTGCGCTCGCCGGTGCGCACGCCCTCGGCGCCGGGCAGCACGTGCACCAAATCGACGCGCCCGGCGCGCTGCAAGAGCCGCCAGAAATTGTAGGCCGCGTTCGCCTCGGCGTCGGCGTAGGTGGGCAGCTTATACTCGGCCAGCACATCATACGGAAACAGCGACTGCTGGCGCTTGGGCGCGGGCAGCGTGTTCTCATTGCAGCTCAAGATGATAACGTGGTCGAAATCGAGCGCGCGGGTTTCGAGCAAGCCCATTATCTGCACCTGGGCCAGCGGCTCGCCGGCAAAGGGCAGGCGCGTGCGCCGCATCTGGTCGTAGAGAAAGCGCCGAAACGAGCGCACGCTCAGGCGCTGCTCGCGGCAATCGAAGGCCGTGGCGAGCTGCCGCACCAGCGTGTAAAACAGGTACAGGTATTCGGCCTCGATGGCCGTGTGGTCGTGCTCGTACACCCGCTTGAGCAGGTCAATCAGGGTGTAGCAGGCCTTGATGATAGTATCACAGTTGTCCCAGGTCTTAAACAGCGCCTCAATGAGCGGGTGGCCGTGGCCCAGCCGCAGCAGCTCGGTGGCGGGCAGCAGCACCAGGTGCTTTTTCACAATCTCCTGGCAGATAGTATCGAGCAGCCGGTGGTACTGCGGCTCATTGGCCTGCGTATCCTGCCACTGCTGGTAGCGCCGCAAAAACGGGTGCGCCAGCAGCTTGCTCACGGCCAGGTGGTGGTACTTGGGCACGCCGTAGTCGCGGCCGGCCTCGCCCTCTCG
The genomic region above belongs to Hymenobacter sp. BRD128 and contains:
- a CDS encoding sodium:proton antiporter gives rise to the protein MTSYGILIGLSLAVILSYLFNLASRATRVPSVLLLLLTGIGLRQWADYHNYSFQVPKTLLEIFGIIGLIMIVLEGALDLRLSRDKVPLIRRSFFAAALMLVAQAAAIGGLLHLWLGASWQTCLLNAVPLVVISSAIAIPSVANLTGEKQEFIVYESTFSDILGIMLFNFVDQEDFYQGQGLLTFGRGVLLIVLVAVFSTVLLSFLLGRLREHVKFFLLFAFLILIYSLAKQLHLSSLLLVLAFGLAVNNADLLLGWLRLRTGWRGFTAEDLAPDVHQLKSITAESAFLIRTFFFLLFGYSITLASLISWQLVGQGLLIVAVLTALRFLYLRYVARTDLLPELFIAPKGLITVLLFYSIPAQHVLGDVSENILFVVILLTSLLMMVGLIISHQKPTEAIEF
- a CDS encoding chloride channel protein; its protein translation is MQKSLIHRLLNPFLLWRLRHVSERVYVVWLAGLVGVLAGLAAVALKTAVHWQQARLAQAVTEPNRVFALSIYPIIGITLTVLVTKYLLHGNLGRGIGPIIYNTARENAIVPRSKLYSQLITAFLTVSFGGSAGTEAPISVTGAAIGSNAARVLRAGRRRRRLLTGCGAAAGVAAIFNAPIAGVLFAVEAILLELPAQYFIPLLISSATATVVSKALYAGQPFALITNSWVVNTVPFYAVLGLLTALLSVYMIRTYHWFDHFWERWPGLRWQKVLLGGTALGLLIFLFPPLYGEGYTTVVEKLLAGNAQALTDDSLFSVYGDNNVWLLLILVFFTMMMKVVATSVTVGAGGNGGMFGSSLVAGALGGFLFARLVNLTGLVAIPEVHFVVLGMAGVLAGVVHAPLTAIFLIAEITGGYALFVPLMFVTSFSYLITKHFEPYSVYTRKLTLKGVDVYANRDRDLLSRLDLHRLLDTDFLALRPSATLGELVDVFRHAHRNVFPVVGQGGKLRGIITLDMVRDTLFDGAHYTTIKLSELMRPPAAVIHATDSVEHCLDVLERTDSAALPVCDDDGNYLGFIVKAAILARYRRELIEEGQV
- a CDS encoding PD-(D/E)XK nuclease family protein, whose protein sequence is MGLGGLSKAEETFISLLRSRSLADLYFDGDPFYLEEASPNRAGQALRRYWRQWNLPLDTFTYQEHLRGRPHHIRLLGVANASMQGKLAGQLLAEARQRNPAATVAVVLPDETLLLPVLHGLPPASLVPDFNVTMGLSFQSTALFNLVDLLFEVHLTGIREGEAGRDYGVPKYHHLAVSKLLAHPFLRRYQQWQDTQANEPQYHRLLDTICQEIVKKHLVLLPATELLRLGHGHPLIEALFKTWDNCDTIIKACYTLIDLLKRVYEHDHTAIEAEYLYLFYTLVRQLATAFDCREQRLSVRSFRRFLYDQMRRTRLPFAGEPLAQVQIMGLLETRALDFDHVIILSCNENTLPAPKRQQSLFPYDVLAEYKLPTYADAEANAAYNFWRLLQRAGRVDLVHVLPGAEGVRTGERSRFLRQLEFDLAAQNPDLVLEDQTVQVPAGLAAPSGDELRGDLVLAKDGPMLAGLRGVLERGLSPSALNEYLACSLKFYFSRLARFQENEEVEEALGADGFGTVVHDALEQLLKPFEVEKRDLTAADLPELLKKVPAEVHRQLRQEEKDRQARPDDGLNHVLGQVAVRLIRKYLESLPGQPGVLPLRIAAQETPMAATVFADLPGEAAPLAVRIFGRADRIDALPDGRRRVVDYKTGLVERRELNLRGSQKPLSPADTVERLLAESSSGADKVRQLWLYRFMLESDALNPAPPGSEAAIMSLRKIDEGLLSAPLDFITEGTGEPDFLRASATLIARLARRMLDPAEPIRKTDDLAKCEYCPYRGICAR